A genomic segment from Azospirillum thiophilum encodes:
- a CDS encoding IS701 family transposase — MDLGGSENTSESRFTAYVERLAAALGHADRAAPFRAYCTGLMLPGERKSVEPMAARVEPGRVGAAHQSLHHFVAKAAWDDSAVLEAVRDLVLPALLECGPLRFWIIDDTGLPKKGRHSVGVARQYCGQLGKQDNCQVAVSLSLATDHASLPVALRLYLPETWADDAVRRAKTGIPDDVAFQTKPAIALEQIRAAMAVGLPPGVVLMDAGYGTDTDLRAGISALGLAYVAGIQSSTSLWPPGVTPLPPKPWSGRGRPPKGLRRAPGHEPVSAKILAKGLVPTAWRTVTWREGTNAPLTSRFAAIRVHPAHRDNERAELRPAEWLLIEWPADEDEPSKYWLSTLAETASLDDLVGTAKGRWRIERDYLELKQELGLGHYEGRGWRGFHHHATLCIAAYGFLVRERAAIPPSAPPRPGRRKAPALPEGYRPRGSPVAP, encoded by the coding sequence ATGGATCTCGGCGGGTCGGAGAACACCAGCGAATCACGGTTCACAGCCTATGTCGAGCGTCTTGCCGCGGCGCTTGGTCACGCCGATCGTGCAGCACCGTTTCGCGCCTATTGCACCGGCCTGATGCTGCCGGGGGAGCGCAAGAGCGTCGAACCGATGGCCGCGCGCGTCGAGCCCGGCCGGGTCGGCGCCGCCCACCAATCCTTGCATCATTTCGTCGCCAAGGCCGCCTGGGACGATAGTGCTGTTCTGGAAGCGGTCCGCGACTTGGTGCTGCCAGCCCTGCTGGAGTGCGGCCCGCTCCGGTTCTGGATCATCGACGACACCGGCCTGCCCAAGAAAGGCCGCCATTCGGTCGGCGTGGCGCGCCAGTACTGCGGCCAGCTCGGCAAACAGGACAACTGCCAGGTCGCCGTCTCGCTGTCGCTGGCCACCGATCATGCCAGCCTGCCCGTCGCGTTGCGGCTCTATCTGCCCGAGACCTGGGCCGACGATGCCGTGCGGCGCGCCAAGACCGGCATCCCGGATGATGTCGCCTTCCAGACCAAGCCCGCCATCGCCCTGGAGCAGATCCGCGCGGCCATGGCAGTTGGCCTGCCGCCCGGCGTGGTGCTGATGGACGCCGGCTACGGCACCGATACCGATCTGCGCGCCGGGATCAGCGCATTGGGGCTTGCCTATGTCGCGGGCATCCAGTCGTCGACCAGCCTCTGGCCGCCGGGCGTGACACCGCTGCCGCCGAAGCCCTGGAGCGGCAGGGGGCGGCCGCCGAAGGGGTTGCGCCGGGCGCCGGGGCATGAACCGGTGTCGGCGAAGATCCTGGCCAAGGGGCTGGTGCCGACGGCGTGGCGCACGGTGACTTGGCGTGAAGGCACCAACGCGCCGCTCACCTCCCGCTTCGCCGCCATCCGCGTCCACCCCGCCCATCGCGACAACGAGCGGGCTGAACTCCGTCCGGCGGAATGGCTGCTGATCGAGTGGCCCGCCGACGAGGATGAGCCGAGCAAATACTGGCTGTCCACCCTGGCGGAGACCGCGTCGCTGGATGATCTGGTCGGCACCGCCAAGGGACGCTGGCGGATCGAACGCGATTACCTGGAGCTCAAGCAGGAACTGGGGCTGGGCCATTACGAAGGCCGCGGCTGGCGGGGGTTCCACCATCACGCCACCTTGTGCATCGCCGCCTACGGATTCCTGGTCCGCGAACGGGCCGCGATTCCCCCCTCGGCTCCACCTCGACCCGGGCGCCGCAAAGCGCCTGCGCTACCCGAGGGTTACCGACCCCGCGGTTCTCCCGTTGCGCCCTGA
- a CDS encoding glycosyltransferase family protein → MMNIDIREIYDAIHRGDLRFAMWVMRHLSPELENLFRDSDDPAVRLCYLRAKAMTYRALEIYRPCPILGPAGPTLRPRQRAMIETILTNHWMSWQRGNTPEPVCRNVFKRSEGEEELRGDDAKVAIVFGRHIHSNPLYIESDFYVHFNKSCKDYGCDVYAYNADDITYSQEIKNKNNICINKSLDELSNFLEKVRPDIVVTDGNFSPSKDTINSKYWMEKKELLKFKLAICVGDSYDDSCNIQEWLDCSDVVITMNETSLQTYGKRNVMTIPSIPLSESLLKESDSKDIPISCIGSANRNRDAWLRPFQALGVKIFASLHDRTKENAPNSEKYRDIMGRSKIIFNNGVVSPLVHIQTGRFYEAIMSKAVVLEEVGSPAYKYFSEYVHYIPVANIDQAISFSQFLLENEDWRSMIANSAKDYWNKYYATTLFWESLIRRLK, encoded by the coding sequence GTGATGAATATAGATATTAGGGAAATATACGACGCAATTCACCGTGGTGATTTACGCTTTGCGATGTGGGTTATGCGGCATTTGTCGCCTGAGTTGGAGAATTTATTCCGAGATAGTGATGATCCTGCTGTAAGGCTTTGCTATCTTAGGGCAAAAGCCATGACCTATCGTGCTCTTGAGATATATCGGCCTTGCCCGATCCTTGGGCCTGCAGGACCGACTTTGCGGCCACGGCAGCGTGCAATGATTGAAACCATTCTGACGAACCATTGGATGTCCTGGCAACGGGGGAATACGCCCGAACCAGTCTGCCGCAATGTGTTCAAGCGTTCAGAAGGAGAGGAAGAACTTAGAGGAGATGATGCCAAGGTCGCTATTGTTTTTGGAAGGCATATACATTCTAATCCTCTGTACATAGAAAGTGATTTCTATGTACACTTTAATAAATCATGCAAAGATTACGGTTGTGACGTTTATGCATATAATGCTGACGATATTACATATAGCCAAGAAATTAAAAATAAAAATAATATATGCATCAATAAAAGTCTCGATGAATTGAGTAATTTTCTTGAGAAAGTTAGGCCGGATATTGTGGTTACGGATGGTAATTTTTCTCCATCTAAGGATACGATAAATTCAAAATATTGGATGGAGAAGAAGGAATTACTTAAATTCAAGCTGGCAATTTGCGTTGGGGACAGTTATGACGATTCCTGCAATATACAGGAATGGCTGGATTGCTCTGATGTCGTCATTACAATGAATGAAACATCATTGCAAACATATGGCAAAAGAAATGTCATGACTATACCATCCATTCCATTAAGTGAGAGTCTTCTGAAGGAATCAGATAGTAAAGATATACCGATTTCTTGTATTGGATCTGCAAATAGAAATCGTGATGCTTGGCTTCGGCCTTTTCAGGCTCTGGGGGTGAAAATATTTGCATCCTTGCACGACAGGACCAAAGAAAATGCGCCAAATTCAGAGAAATATAGAGATATAATGGGGAGATCAAAAATTATATTTAATAATGGTGTTGTTTCTCCTCTTGTTCATATCCAAACTGGTAGATTTTATGAGGCAATTATGTCTAAAGCAGTTGTTTTGGAAGAGGTTGGATCTCCGGCATACAAATATTTTTCTGAGTATGTCCATTACATACCCGTAGCTAATATAGATCAGGCCATATCTTTCAGCCAGTTCCTTCTGGAGAACGAGGATTGGAGGTCTATGATCGCAAATTCTGCAAAGGATTATTGGAATAAATATTATGCGACTACTTTATTCTGGGAATCTCTCATACGAAGGCTGAAATGA